The region GCGGAGGACTTTATGCTCAATTGGATTTCCAAAAGTCTTTTAAGAGTTATTTTAGTTCCGATTATATTCTTAATTGCCGTAAGTATATGCGCATTGATTTTTTATGTGCAAAGTTCATCTTATAAAATGGTTTTAAAAAATGAAGTCCGATCTGCTACAAGTCAGGCTGAATTAGTTACTTCTGCATTAGGATTGTTCATAAATGACTCTGTCTCTGCTGCTAAAAGCTTGGCAAGTCGTACAGAAGTGATAGACATTTTTAATGGGAACCCTGGTTCGGCTGAAGTCTTTTTCAAGGAAAAAGTAAAATCGACCCCTGAAATATGGGGGATTCTCGTATTTGATAAAAACGGTAAAGTTGTTGTCAGCTATAATGAAGATGAACAAAACCTTGCAGGTTTTGATATGAGCTCCAGAGATTATGTTAAATCTATTTTGAATGGCAAGAAAACGTATATAACTAAGTCTATAATTAAATCTAAATCCAGTGATGATCTATTGTTTGGCGTAAGTGCTGCGATTTTTAGTGCAAAGGGCGAGTTAACAGGTGGCTTAGCTATATTCGGTGACTGGGCAAAATTCACATCCACTTTTGTGGCTCCTATTGTTATCGGCGCAGATGGCTATGCCGCTGTTTTAGATGCTTCAGGTAAAATGCTATATCATCCATCTAGCAGTCTTATTTTAAAAGATTTAAGCAGTGAATCTTTTATCAGAGAAGGTTTAAGCAAAAAAAATGGGGAGAGTTTCTATAACTGGAAAGGTCGCTCGAAATTAATGACTTTTCGAACGGATCCAACCACCGGATGGTTGGTATGCCTTACTGCTTATGAATCAGATCTTGCCTCTGTAGCTTTACAACAGCGTAATGTCCTATCGTTTATGGGGATAGGAATTATTTTATTGGTATCTTTATTAGTTTTTTATTCTTTACGGAAATTAGTAGTTGGACCGGTAAAAAATGCCGTAAGTGCTTCTGGTTCGATGGCGAATGGAGATTTAACTCAATTAATTTCCAGTTCTGCGCAAAATGAAATAGGATTACTGATGCGCTCTTTGGGTAGCATGGTATCTTCGTTACGAAGGGTTGTTGCTGATGTCCAAACGGCTACTTATCAGGTTTCGGGTGGAAGTGAAGAAATCGCCGCAGCGTCAGAGGATCTGTCTAGCGGAAGCTCAGAGCAGGCCGCTTCTGTTGAGGAAGTTTCTGCTGCAATAACCCAGATGAATGGGAATCTTGAGCGGAGTACCACTTTAGCTGAAAAAACACGTAAAGTAGCTGTTAAAACAGCCAAAGATGCCGTTGAAGGAGGTAAGGCTGTAACTCAAACTGTTGCAGCCATGCGTGATATTGCTGAGCGAACATCTATCATTGAGGAAATCGCTAGGCAGACAAATTTATTGGCCCTTAATGCTGCTATTGAAGCTGCAAGGGCAGGTGAACATGGTAAGGGATTTGCTGTAGTTGCTTCAGAAGTCAGGAAACTTGCAGAGCGAAGCGGAGTTGCAGCCGGAGAGATTAGAGAACTTACAGGTTCAAGCCTTGACGTTGCTGAAAAAGCAAGACTTATGCTTGATGGAATTATTGTTGATATCCGTAGCAATGAAGAGATGGTTGCAGAAGTCGTTGCCGCTAGCCGTGAGCAGCATGAGGGTGGGGAGCAGATCTCAGCATCAGTGCACCAGCTTGACGAAGTTATTCAAAGAAATGCTTCATTTGCAGAAGAGCTTTCTTCAACAGCTCAGGAACTATCAGCACAGGCTGTTAAGCTACAAGAAACAATGCAATTTTTTGATGTTGATGGTTCAAAAAAA is a window of Desulfovibrio sp. UCD-KL4C DNA encoding:
- a CDS encoding methyl-accepting chemotaxis protein, yielding MLNWISKSLLRVILVPIIFLIAVSICALIFYVQSSSYKMVLKNEVRSATSQAELVTSALGLFINDSVSAAKSLASRTEVIDIFNGNPGSAEVFFKEKVKSTPEIWGILVFDKNGKVVVSYNEDEQNLAGFDMSSRDYVKSILNGKKTYITKSIIKSKSSDDLLFGVSAAIFSAKGELTGGLAIFGDWAKFTSTFVAPIVIGADGYAAVLDASGKMLYHPSSSLILKDLSSESFIREGLSKKNGESFYNWKGRSKLMTFRTDPTTGWLVCLTAYESDLASVALQQRNVLSFMGIGIILLVSLLVFYSLRKLVVGPVKNAVSASGSMANGDLTQLISSSAQNEIGLLMRSLGSMVSSLRRVVADVQTATYQVSGGSEEIAAASEDLSSGSSEQAASVEEVSAAITQMNGNLERSTTLAEKTRKVAVKTAKDAVEGGKAVTQTVAAMRDIAERTSIIEEIARQTNLLALNAAIEAARAGEHGKGFAVVASEVRKLAERSGVAAGEIRELTGSSLDVAEKARLMLDGIIVDIRSNEEMVAEVVAASREQHEGGEQISASVHQLDEVIQRNASFAEELSSTAQELSAQAVKLQETMQFFDVDGSKKVYAGEIESEEGDDTLSLPASDLDGFERM